A segment of the Superficieibacter sp. HKU1 genome:
GATGGGGAGTGGGATTGCCTTATTACCCGCGAACCTCGCCAGCATCGGAGGCATTGCTATTTGGGGTTGGGTAATATCTATTATCGGCGCTATGTCTCTGGCTTATGTCTATGCCCGACTGGCAACCAAAAACCCGCAGCAGGGTGGTCCGATTGCGTACGCTGGTGAATTATCTCCGGCATTCGGTTTTCAGACTGGCGTCCTTTATTACCACGCGAACTGGATTGGTAACCTGGCCATCGGCATTACCGCCGTTTCCTACCTTTCCACCTACTTCCCGATTTTAAATAATCCGATTCCAGCCGGGATCGCCTGTATTGCTATCGTCTGGTTCTTTACCTTTATCAATATGCTGGGCGGAACCTGGGTAAGTCGGTTGACCACCATTGGCCTGTTCCTCGTGCTGATCCCGGTCGTGCTGACCGCGGTGGTAGGCTGGCACTGGTTCGATATCGCTACCTATCACGCAAACTGGAACACCTCTACCACTACCGATCCGCATGCCGTGATTAAAAGTATCCTGCTGTGCCTGTGGGCGTTTGTCGGGGTCGAATCCGCCGCCGTCAGTACCGGGATGGTGAAAAACCCGAAACGCACTGTACCGCTGGCGACCATTCTGGGAACCGCACTGGCTGGTATTGTGTATGTGGCTGCGACTCAGGTCATGACCGGTATGTATCCGGCATCGCAGATGGCTGCTTCAGGTGCGCCGTTCGCGCTTAGCGCCTCTACTATTCTGGGTAGCTGGGCTGCGCCGCTGGTTTCTGCGTTCACCGCCTTTGCATGCCTGACCTCGCTGGGTTCCTGGATGATGCTGGTCGGTCAGGCAGGTGTACGCGCCGCTAACGATGGTAACTTCCCGAAAGTGTACGGCGAACTGGATAAAAACGGTATTCCGAAGAAAGGCCTGCTGCTGGCCGCTCTGAAAATGACCGGTCTGATGATCATCATCACCATCATGAACTCCAGCGGTGGTAAAGCCTCCGACCTGTTCGGTGAACTGACCGGTATTGCAGTGCTGTTGACCATGCTGCCTTACTTTTACTCCTGCGTTGATCTGATCCGCTTTGAAGGCATCAACGTTCGCAATGCGGTAAGCCTGGTCTGTTCGGTTCTCGGCTGCGCGTTCTGCTTCATCGCGCTGATGGGTGCCAGCTCCTTCGAACTGTCCGGCACCTTTATCGTCAGCCTGATCATTCTGATGTTCTACGGTCGCAAAATGCACCAGCGCCAGAACACGGAAGACGGTACTGTCGAAGCACTTTAATCACTACTCCCTAATTTCAAGGCTCTTCTCTTCACCTGCCACATCGTCGCGGGAAGGGCCTCCTTTATCTGGAATAAGACTATGTCTATGAACGTTATTGCCATCATGAATCACATGGGTGTCTATTTCAAAGAAGAGCCTATTCGTGAACTGCACCGCGCGCTGGAAGGGTTGAACTTCCGCATCGTTTATCCGAACGACCGCGAAGATTTACTGAAACTGATTGAAAATAATGCCCGCCTTTGCGGTGTGATTTTCGACTGGGATAAATACAATCTCGAACTGTGCGAGGAAATCAGCGCGCTGAACGAGTACATGCCGGTTTATGCTTTCGCTAACAGCTATTCAACGCTGGATGTTAGCCTGAACGATCTGCGCATGCAGGTTCGTTTCTTCGAATATGCCCTCGGCGCCGCTGCCGATATCGCGGCCAAAATTCGTCAGAATACCGATGAATACATTGACACCATTCTGCCGCCGCTGACCAAAGCGCTGTTCAAATATGTTCGCGAAGGCAAATACACCTTCTGTACGCCGGGCCACATGGGCGGTACCGCGTTCCAGAAAAGCCCGGTCGGCAGCATCTTTTACGATTTCTTTGGTCCAAACACCATGAAATCAGACGTGTCGATTTCTGTCTCCGAGCTGGGCTCTCTGCTGGATCATACCGGTCCGCATAAAGAAGCCGAAGAGTATATCGCCCGCGTGTTTAACGCCGAGCGTAGCTACATGGTAACTAACGGTACATCGACCGCCAACAAAATCGTCGGCATGTACTCGGCACCTGCGGGCAGCACCGTGCTGATTGACCGTAACTGCCACAAATCGCTGACGCACCTGATGATGATGAGCGACATTACGCCGATTTACTTCCGTCCGACGCGTAACGCCTACGGCATTCTCGGCGGTATTCCGCAGAGTGAATTCCAGCGCGCCACCATTGAAAAACGCGTAAAAGAGACGCCAAACGCCACCTGGCCGGTGCATGCGGTGATCACCAACTCGACCTATGACGGCCTGCTGTATAACACCGACTACATCAAGAAAACGCTGGATGTGAAATCCATCCATTTTGATTCCGCCTGGGTACCGTATACCAACTTCTCCCCGATCTATGCCGGTAAGTGCGGGATGAGCGGCGGTCGCGTTGAAGGCAAGGTTATCTATGAAACCCAGTCCACGCACAAACTGCTGGCGGCGTTCTCTCAGGCATCCATGATCCACGTGAAAGGTGACGTTAACGAAGAGACCTTCAACGAAGCCTTTATGATGCATACCACCACCTCTCCGCATTACGGCATCGTGGCCTCTACCGAGACCGCAGCGGCAATGATGAAGGGGAATGCCGGTAAGCGTCTGATCAATGGTTCTATTGAGCGTGCGATTAAGTTCCGTAAAGAGATCAAACGCCTGAAAGGTGAATCCGACGGCTGGTTCTTTGATGTCTGGCAGCCAGAACATATCGATGGCCCGGAATGCTGGCCGCTGCGCTCCGACAGCGCATGGCACGGCTTCAAAAATATCGATAACGAACATATGTACCTTGACCCGATCAAAGTCACCATTCTGATGCCAGGTATGAAGAAAGACGGCACCATGGATGATTTTGGTATTCCGGCAAGTCTGGTCGCCAAATACCTCGACGAACGCGGCATCATCGTGGAAAAAACCGGGCCGTACAACCTGCTGTTCCTGTTCAGCATCGGTATCGATAAAACCAAAGCGCTGAGCCTGCTGCGCGCGCTGACCGAATTTAAACGCGCGTTCGACCTGAACCTGCGGGTGAAAAATATCCTGCCTTCGCTGTATCAGGAAGCGCCGGAGTTTTATGAAAATATGCGTATTCAGGACCTGGCGCAGAATATTCATAAACTGATTGCGCACCATGATCTGCCGGACCTGATGTTCCGCGCGTTTGAAGTGCTGCCGTCGATGGAAATGACGCCGTATACCGCGTTCCAGAAAGAGCTGCACGGTGAAACCGAAGAGGTGTATCTCGAAGAGATGGTGGGTCGCGTTAACGCCAACATGATCCTCCCCTACCCTCCGGGTGTGCCGCTGGTGATGCCGGGTGAGATGATCACCGACGCCAGCCGTCCGGTACTGGAGTTCCTGCAAATGCTCTGCGAAATCGGCGCGCATTATCCGGGCTTCGAAACCGATATTCACGGTGCCTATCGTCAGGCGGACGGTCGTTATACCGTTAAGGTGCTGAAAGAGAATAACAAGTAAGTTAAACCCTGAAGAGAAGCGGCCTGCCGCTTCCCTTCAGACCGCTGACAAAGTGGGTTGTCAGGGGAAACGCCGGGATTAGGTTTCCGGAGGGAGGCCCAGCCCGCTGGTCGCTCCGTGTTCCACGGACGGTTTGTCATTAACCGCCTCGTTTTTTCAAAGTACAAGGACTCGACATGAAAACACCCTCACAACCGCGCGCGATTTATTACATCGTGGCGATTCAAATTTGGGAATATTTCAGCTTTTACGGCATGCGTGCCCTGCTTATCCTTTATCTCACTCATCAGCTTGGCTTTAATGATAGCCACGCCATCAATCTCTTCAGCGCTTACGCTTCTCTGGTTTATGTCACTCCTGTTCTCGGCGGCTGGCTTGCCGACCGCCTGCTCGGTAATCGCACGGCGGTCATCGCTGGCGCATTGCTGATGACGCTCGGCCATATCGTGCTGGGGCTGGGATCCAATTCCGCGCAGAGTTTGTACCTCGCACTGGCGATTATTATCTGCGGCTACGGCCTGTTTAAATCCAATATCAGCTGCCTGCTGGGCGAGCTTTATGCTTCGGACGATCCCCGACGCGACGGCGGATTTTCCCTGCTTTACGCGGCCGGGAATGTCGGCTCCATCGCGGCACCCATCGCCTGCGGGCTGGCAGCGCAGTGGTACGGCTGGCACACCGGCTTTGCGCTGGCAGGCATTGGCATGTTCATTGGCCTGATGGTCTTTATTAGCGGTCATCGCCATTTTCATCATACGCAAAGTGTTAATCGACCAGCGCTGCGAACGGTTAAATTCTCCCTGCCGGTCTGGAGCTGGCTGCTGCTGGCGCTGTGCATCGCGCCGTTATTCTTTACCCTGCTGCTGAAATACGATGCGGCTGGCTATTTGCTGATGCTGGTCTGCGTCATCGCCGCCGGTATTGTAGCGCGCATTATGTTCAGGTTTCCTCAGCACCGCCGTGCGCTATGGCAAATCGTTCTGCTGATGTTGACCGGAACCCTGTTCTGGGTGCTCGCCCAGCAGGGCGGCAGCTCGATTAGTTTGTTTATCGATCGCTTTGTGAATCGTCACTGGCTGAACGTTGAGGTGCCAACGGCGCTGTTTCAGTCGGTGAATGCGGTGGCGGTGATGGTCGCAGGCGTGGTCCTGGCATGGCTGGTCAGCCCTCAGACCCCGGCGCTGCGCGTATGGCTGAAATTTGCGGTCGGGTTGTTGTTGATGAGTGCGGGTTTCCTGTTGCTGGCCCTGAATGCCCATAGCGCTCAACTGCACGGACAGGCATCAATGGGGTTGATGATTGCCGGGCTGGCGCTGATGGGATTTGCCGAGCTGTTTATCGATCCGGTGGCGATGGCGCAGATCACCCGGCTTAATCTGCCCGGCGTGACAGGGGTGCTGACCGGGGTTTATATGCTGGCCACCGGCGCAGTCGCCAACTGGCTGGCCGGGATCGTCGCCCAACAAACCACCGAATCGCAGATCAGCGATGTCGCAGTGGCGGCATACGGACGCTTTTTCAGCCAGATGGGAGAATGGACGCTGGTTTGCGTGGGGTTGATGATTACGATCGTTGGCATCCGCTGGCTGGGGGGCCGTGCGGTGCGGGTCCGTTGCCAGTAGCTATGGCGTGATTCTGCCCGGTGGCGCTGCGCTTACCGGGCCTACGGGTTACGTGCAACCCATTGATATAGCAAATTTTGTAGGCCGGGTAAGGCGCAGCCGCCACCCGGCATAGTGTTCCGATGCGAGAGTGAGTTGATTAACGCTTACTCTCGCCGGCCTGTCAGATCGCTGCGTCGTCTTCTTCGCCGGTACGGATACGCACCACGCGCGCCACGTCAAAGACAAAGATTTTACCGTCGCCGATTTTTCCGGTCTGCGCGGTGCGGATAATGGTGTCCACACAGGTCTCGACGATATCGTCGGTCACCACAATTTCAATTTTCACTTTCGGCAGAAAATCCACCATATATTCCGCGCCACGATACAGTTCGGTGTGGCCTTTTTGCCGGCCAAAACCTTTGACTTCCGTTACTGTCATTCCGGTGATGCCGACTTCGGCCAGCGCTTCACGCACATCATCCAGTTTGAAAGGTTTGATTATCGCATCGATCTTTTTCATGGTGTTCCCTGGAAACGTTGTCTGGTTTATTCGCGTAAACGGTTGCTCACCGTATCATATCTCAGTCCTGAAAGGCGCGACAAATTACTCTTTAAAGTCGTTGGCATCCAGTTCATGACGCGAGAGCAGTTTATAAAACTCGGTGCGGTTACGCCCCGCCATCCGCGCCGCATGCGTCACGTTACCTTTGGTGATTTGCAGCAGCTTGCGCAGGTAGTTGAGTTCGAACTGGTTACGCGCATCGGCAAAGGTAGGCAGCGCCGTGTTTTCGCCCTCCAGCGCCTGCTCCACCAGCGCATCGCTAATTACCGGCGATGACGTGAGCGCCACGCACTGCTCAATCACATTGACCAACTGGCGTACGTTGCCCGGCCAGCTGGCGGTCATAAGCCGCTTCATGGCATCGGTAGAAAACGCGCGCACGAAAGGTTTATGCCGATCGGCTGAAAGCCGCAGCAGATGATTCGCCAGCAGCGGGATGTCTTCGGTGCGGTCGGCAAGCGTTGGGATCTTAAGATTCACCACGTTCAGGCGATAAAAGAGATCTTCGCGAAATTCACCGCGCGCCATCGCTTTTGGCAGGTCGCGATGGGTGGCAGAGATAATGCGTACGTCAATGTCGAGATCGCGATTGCTGCCCAGCGGACGAACCTTGCGCTCCTGAAGCACGCGCAGCAGTTTGACCTGTAATGGGATCGGCATATCGCCAATTTCATCAAGGAACAGTGTGCCGCCTTCTGCCGCCTGAAACAGCCCCTCACGGTTACTGACCGCTCCGGTAAACGCCCCGCGCGCATGGCCGAAAAGCTCGGATTCCAGCAATTGTTCCGGTAGCGCACCGCAGTTAATGGCGATAAAAGGCTGCCCACTGCGCGGGCTGGCGTTATGAATCGCCTGGGCAAACACCTCTTTCCCGGTGCCGCTCTGGCCGTTAATTAATACGCTGACGTCCGACTGGGCAACCATTCGCGCCTGCTCAAGCAAGCGCAGCATCACCGGACTACGGGTGACAATGGATTCCCGCCACCGCTCATCGTTGGCGGGTGCCGAGTGTTCCAGCGCGTCGTTAATCGCTTTATAGAGGGCGTCTTTATCTACCGGCTTGGTCAGGAAACTAAAAACGCCCTGTCGGGTCGCGGCGACCGCATCCGGAATCGATCCGTGGGCGGTGAGAATAATCACCGGCATGCCTGGCTGGAGCTTCTGAATGCCGGCGAAGAGCTGCATGCCGTCCATCTCATCCATCCGCAGGTCGCTGATCACTAAATCGACTTTTTCCCTGGTGAGTACGCGTAAGCCTTCCTGGCCGCTTTCCGCCGTCACCACGCTGAATCCTTCGCTGGTGAGTCGCATGCCCAGCAGCTTGAGGAGTCCGGGATCGTCGTCCACCAGTAAAAGGTGTGCAGGCTTACGGCTTATCATGGCTATCCTCGTCGGCAGGCTGATTCTCTTTAGGCACGGCGGGTTTATCGCCTGCATGGCTGGCGTCTGAATTGAAATTGCCCGCAGGTTTACGGGAGGAAAGCTGACGTTCGATATCGGTCAGGCTCTCCAGTTTACGGGTCGTGGCATCGAGCTGGCTTTGTAAGAACTGCTGCTGCTGGCGCAGGGTATCCAGCTCCCCGTCGGTGGACTGTTGCAGTTTACTATAGCGATATCGCTCCTCCGAAAGCTGCAATTGTAACGCCTGGCCGTCGCGCCAGAGCTGATACATCGGGCGCACCTGCGCCGGAATTTGCGGGCTTAAGGCGTCGAGCCGGGTCACGCTGTCCCGCCGCTCAACCGGGGTAATTTTGGCATTGGCCAGCATGATCCCGCGCCGGAATGCATCCTGCCAGGTGTCATCTGAATAGGTTCGTGCCCCGGATCTCGCCTGCTGGGGAGAAAGGCGTTCCGCGCAGTCAATGCCGCGCAGCCAGTAAAGCGGGTTTTTATCACTTTCGGCATTGCCCGCCGTCCAGATATTTGCGCAGTCGGTGGAGAGAAAATCAGCAACCTGGCTCTGGGGAATTTTGGTCCCGGCTTTATCCAGCGCGCGATGCGGTAAATGCGAGGAGCAACCGGCCAGCAGCAGGCAGGAAAAGGGGAGCGTCAAAAAACGGCGAGAGATGGCTGCATGATAAAGACGTGCCAGAATGTGTGACATATTCACCAGATTTATATTCATTGTAGGTTGTCCGGCCCCGACACGGGAAGTTCGATACGAAAACAGACGTTGCCCGTACTTTCATCAACCAGATGCAGCTCGCCATGCATTCTGCGAATACAGTCGCGGGCGATACTCAGGCCCAGACCGCTGCCTTTGACCGCACCTTTACGCTGATGGCTGCCCTGATAAAACGGCTCGAAAATCATCGGTTTTTCAGCATCCGGGATCGGCGTGCCGGTATTGCTCACTTCAATGCGCACCCG
Coding sequences within it:
- the glnB gene encoding nitrogen regulatory protein P-II; its protein translation is MKKIDAIIKPFKLDDVREALAEVGITGMTVTEVKGFGRQKGHTELYRGAEYMVDFLPKVKIEIVVTDDIVETCVDTIIRTAQTGKIGDGKIFVFDVARVVRIRTGEEDDAAI
- the glrR gene encoding two-component system response regulator GlrR, whose protein sequence is MSRKPAHLLLVDDDPGLLKLLGMRLTSEGFSVVTAESGQEGLRVLTREKVDLVISDLRMDEMDGMQLFAGIQKLQPGMPVIILTAHGSIPDAVAATRQGVFSFLTKPVDKDALYKAINDALEHSAPANDERWRESIVTRSPVMLRLLEQARMVAQSDVSVLINGQSGTGKEVFAQAIHNASPRSGQPFIAINCGALPEQLLESELFGHARGAFTGAVSNREGLFQAAEGGTLFLDEIGDMPIPLQVKLLRVLQERKVRPLGSNRDLDIDVRIISATHRDLPKAMARGEFREDLFYRLNVVNLKIPTLADRTEDIPLLANHLLRLSADRHKPFVRAFSTDAMKRLMTASWPGNVRQLVNVIEQCVALTSSPVISDALVEQALEGENTALPTFADARNQFELNYLRKLLQITKGNVTHAARMAGRNRTEFYKLLSRHELDANDFKE
- the qseG gene encoding two-component system QseEF-associated lipoprotein QseG, with translation MNINLVNMSHILARLYHAAISRRFLTLPFSCLLLAGCSSHLPHRALDKAGTKIPQSQVADFLSTDCANIWTAGNAESDKNPLYWLRGIDCAERLSPQQARSGARTYSDDTWQDAFRRGIMLANAKITPVERRDSVTRLDALSPQIPAQVRPMYQLWRDGQALQLQLSEERYRYSKLQQSTDGELDTLRQQQQFLQSQLDATTRKLESLTDIERQLSSRKPAGNFNSDASHAGDKPAVPKENQPADEDSHDKP
- the cadA gene encoding lysine decarboxylase CadA codes for the protein MNVIAIMNHMGVYFKEEPIRELHRALEGLNFRIVYPNDREDLLKLIENNARLCGVIFDWDKYNLELCEEISALNEYMPVYAFANSYSTLDVSLNDLRMQVRFFEYALGAAADIAAKIRQNTDEYIDTILPPLTKALFKYVREGKYTFCTPGHMGGTAFQKSPVGSIFYDFFGPNTMKSDVSISVSELGSLLDHTGPHKEAEEYIARVFNAERSYMVTNGTSTANKIVGMYSAPAGSTVLIDRNCHKSLTHLMMMSDITPIYFRPTRNAYGILGGIPQSEFQRATIEKRVKETPNATWPVHAVITNSTYDGLLYNTDYIKKTLDVKSIHFDSAWVPYTNFSPIYAGKCGMSGGRVEGKVIYETQSTHKLLAAFSQASMIHVKGDVNEETFNEAFMMHTTTSPHYGIVASTETAAAMMKGNAGKRLINGSIERAIKFRKEIKRLKGESDGWFFDVWQPEHIDGPECWPLRSDSAWHGFKNIDNEHMYLDPIKVTILMPGMKKDGTMDDFGIPASLVAKYLDERGIIVEKTGPYNLLFLFSIGIDKTKALSLLRALTEFKRAFDLNLRVKNILPSLYQEAPEFYENMRIQDLAQNIHKLIAHHDLPDLMFRAFEVLPSMEMTPYTAFQKELHGETEEVYLEEMVGRVNANMILPYPPGVPLVMPGEMITDASRPVLEFLQMLCEIGAHYPGFETDIHGAYRQADGRYTVKVLKENNK
- the cadB gene encoding cadaverine/lysine antiporter; the encoded protein is MSSAKKIGLFACTGVVAGNMMGSGIALLPANLASIGGIAIWGWVISIIGAMSLAYVYARLATKNPQQGGPIAYAGELSPAFGFQTGVLYYHANWIGNLAIGITAVSYLSTYFPILNNPIPAGIACIAIVWFFTFINMLGGTWVSRLTTIGLFLVLIPVVLTAVVGWHWFDIATYHANWNTSTTTDPHAVIKSILLCLWAFVGVESAAVSTGMVKNPKRTVPLATILGTALAGIVYVAATQVMTGMYPASQMAASGAPFALSASTILGSWAAPLVSAFTAFACLTSLGSWMMLVGQAGVRAANDGNFPKVYGELDKNGIPKKGLLLAALKMTGLMIIITIMNSSGGKASDLFGELTGIAVLLTMLPYFYSCVDLIRFEGINVRNAVSLVCSVLGCAFCFIALMGASSFELSGTFIVSLIILMFYGRKMHQRQNTEDGTVEAL
- a CDS encoding oligopeptide:H+ symporter, whose amino-acid sequence is MKTPSQPRAIYYIVAIQIWEYFSFYGMRALLILYLTHQLGFNDSHAINLFSAYASLVYVTPVLGGWLADRLLGNRTAVIAGALLMTLGHIVLGLGSNSAQSLYLALAIIICGYGLFKSNISCLLGELYASDDPRRDGGFSLLYAAGNVGSIAAPIACGLAAQWYGWHTGFALAGIGMFIGLMVFISGHRHFHHTQSVNRPALRTVKFSLPVWSWLLLALCIAPLFFTLLLKYDAAGYLLMLVCVIAAGIVARIMFRFPQHRRALWQIVLLMLTGTLFWVLAQQGGSSISLFIDRFVNRHWLNVEVPTALFQSVNAVAVMVAGVVLAWLVSPQTPALRVWLKFAVGLLLMSAGFLLLALNAHSAQLHGQASMGLMIAGLALMGFAELFIDPVAMAQITRLNLPGVTGVLTGVYMLATGAVANWLAGIVAQQTTESQISDVAVAAYGRFFSQMGEWTLVCVGLMITIVGIRWLGGRAVRVRCQ